From Besnoitia besnoiti strain Bb-Ger1 chromosome X, whole genome shotgun sequence, one genomic window encodes:
- a CDS encoding putative peptidyl-tRNA hydrolase (encoded by transcript BESB_016380), whose amino-acid sequence MVLCVRQDLNMGKGKIAAQCGHATLGAYQRAQRRNDRFLDAWTACGQKKIAVKIKDHDEMKSLSKAAKEKGLNAYAVCDAGRTQVPAGSYTVLAIGPGPEDLIDEVTGHLKLL is encoded by the exons ATGGTTCTGTGCGTGCGGCAGG ATCTCAACATGGGGAAGGGAAAGATCGCCGCCCAGTGCGGGCACGCCACGCTCGGGGCCTACCAgcgcgcccagcgccgcAACGACCGCTTCCTCGACGCCTGGACCGCCTGCGGACAAAAAAAAATCGCCGTGAAGATCAAG GATCACGACGAAATGAAGTCTCTCTCAAAGGCAGCCAAGGAGAAGGGCCTCAACGCGTATGCGGTCTGCGACGCG GGCCGCACGCAAGTTCCTGCAGGATCCTATACGGTCCTCGCCATCGGGCCAG GCCCCGAAGACCTCATTGACGAAGTCACTGGCCATCTGAAGCTTCTgtga
- a CDS encoding hypothetical protein (encoded by transcript BESB_016390), which yields MASSTTALPPTSPSARGQVAATSVTSFSVSLPVCCSVRLSATRLLDIGCFILRGSGLLVADPLAVGGILEGAAAGAGGPLAEKKASLTENGADALGVRMPQGALLLDHTAPGLWGVLAAIERMQPMGGSTGAGSTPRADTGPFGGSGHPSYSTGGGDMLSLMMDEGSSVNALFLLNSAHMQMQQAELSMLQGLPWESFAGRVTVSSGQLGVFTTQSMRDATEACERSTPQAVQATASYWYNRACELTCSEHQVGILDVSGGPVGCVTATGISEEGQYAVYVLRSAESDEIWAVKVDFLSS from the exons ATGGCGTCCTCCACAACGGCTCTTCCGCCAACCTCTCCGTCGGCGCGAGGCCAGGTCGCGGCAACTTCGGTCACCTCTTTCTCGG TGTCACTGCCTGTATGTTGCTCCGTGCGCCTTTCAGCGACTCGGCTTCTCGACATCGGATGCTTCATCCTGCGCGGCAGTGGCCTTCTCGTCGCCGATCCCCTTGCGGTCGGGGGCAtcctcgagggcgccgcggccggggcTGGCGGTCCgctggcggagaagaaagcaagTCTAACGGAGAACGGGGCTGACGCGCTGGGAGTTCGCATGCCGCAGGGCGCACTCCTTCTTGATCACACGGCGCCGGGGCTGTGGGGG GTGCTTGCAGCGatcgagcgcatgcagccgatGGGGGGCTCCACGGGCGCGGGGTCGACTCCGCGCGCAGACACTGGGCCTTTTGGGGGGAGCGGCCATCCCTCGTACTcgacaggcggaggcgacatGCTGTCGCTGATGATGGACGAAGGCAGCTCTGTGAACGCGTTGTTCCTCTTGAACAGCGCACACATGCAGATGCAACAAGCCGAGCTGAGTATGCTTCAGGGTCTCCCGTGGGAGTCCTTCGCCGGCCGCGTTACCGTCAGCAGCGGCCAACTCGGCGTCTTCACCACGCAGAGCATGAGAG ACGCAACTGAGGCGTGTGagcgctcgacgccgcaggcggtgCAGGCGACTGCCTCGTACTGGTACAACCGCGCTTGCGAGCTGACCTGCAGCGAACACCAG GTCGGCATCCTCGACGTCTCCGGCGGCCCAGTCGGATGCGTCACCGCCACAGGTATTTCCGAAGAGGGTCAATACGCTGTGTATGTACTGcggagcgcggagagcgacgagatTTGGGCGGTTAAGGTCGATTTCCTCTCGTCGTGA